In the genome of Prosthecobacter algae, one region contains:
- a CDS encoding peroxidase family protein, whose amino-acid sequence MKPNSNPRRFLRTTATLALLSVAGVSLAQQGPPPKPGVGTPPQGRSGDPAPIPRADPGKPPQGNPPQQPPAGKPQPPKNPGVPRPTALPESFTLPEEFRTADGSANNVANAEWGTPNKPFRRLVPADYADGVEAPSGTSRPSARVVSNAVAAQTALRPNRRGASDFLWQWGQFLDHDLDETPTATPAEAFPITVPTGDAQFDPTSTGTVTMGLSRSAYEMIDGVRQQKSALTAWIDASQVYGSDATRAAALRANDGTGRLKVSTSAHGDLLPFNTDNLPNVPLGPSFFVTGDVRVNEQVGLIAIHTLFLREHNWWADLYRGSNPEAADEEIYQFARMIVAAEMQAITYREFLPILLGPAALKPYRGYKTNVDPTISNEFATAAYRLGHSLLSPTLLRIDAQGQEIAAGSLSLAGSFFQPQEISNEGIDVILRGMASQRAQELDEMVIDDVRNFLFGAPGAGGLDLASLNIQRGRDHGLPALAATRQALGLKPILKFADVNKSPEVAAKLDAAYESPADIDLWIGGLAEADVPGAMVGPTFHKILADQFTRLRDGDRFWYQAYLPREMVRLVEQQTLSVIIRRNTEIRAEVGPKAFLAPPPKKVKK is encoded by the coding sequence ATGAAACCGAACTCCAATCCCCGTCGCTTTCTCCGCACTACGGCCACGCTTGCGCTGCTGAGTGTGGCAGGTGTCTCCCTCGCCCAGCAAGGACCGCCACCCAAACCTGGCGTGGGCACTCCCCCGCAAGGCCGTTCGGGTGATCCGGCTCCCATTCCGCGTGCAGACCCGGGCAAGCCGCCACAAGGGAACCCGCCACAGCAACCTCCCGCAGGCAAGCCGCAGCCGCCAAAGAATCCAGGGGTTCCACGTCCCACCGCTCTGCCTGAGTCCTTTACGCTGCCTGAGGAGTTTCGCACAGCGGATGGTTCGGCGAACAACGTGGCCAACGCTGAGTGGGGCACGCCTAACAAACCGTTTCGTCGCCTGGTGCCTGCGGATTATGCGGATGGTGTGGAAGCCCCTTCGGGTACGTCTCGCCCTAGCGCCCGCGTGGTGAGCAATGCCGTCGCAGCCCAGACCGCACTGCGGCCAAACCGCCGTGGTGCCAGTGATTTTCTCTGGCAGTGGGGCCAGTTTCTGGACCATGACCTGGATGAAACGCCCACCGCCACCCCGGCTGAGGCGTTCCCGATCACAGTGCCGACAGGTGATGCCCAGTTCGATCCCACAAGCACAGGCACAGTGACGATGGGACTGAGCCGCAGTGCTTATGAAATGATCGATGGAGTTCGCCAACAGAAGAGCGCCCTCACCGCTTGGATTGATGCCTCCCAGGTGTATGGATCCGATGCCACGCGTGCGGCTGCTTTGCGGGCCAATGATGGTACGGGCCGTCTCAAAGTGAGCACGAGTGCTCATGGCGACCTGCTGCCCTTTAATACCGATAATCTGCCCAATGTCCCGCTAGGGCCATCCTTTTTTGTCACAGGAGACGTGCGCGTGAATGAGCAGGTCGGCTTGATCGCCATCCACACCTTGTTTCTACGTGAGCACAACTGGTGGGCTGACCTTTATCGCGGATCGAACCCTGAAGCTGCCGATGAGGAGATCTACCAGTTTGCCCGTATGATCGTGGCCGCAGAGATGCAGGCCATCACCTATCGTGAATTTTTGCCCATCTTGTTAGGTCCTGCTGCGCTGAAGCCTTATCGGGGTTACAAGACGAATGTAGATCCGACGATCAGCAATGAGTTTGCGACAGCGGCTTATCGCCTGGGTCATAGCTTGCTGTCTCCCACGCTGCTGCGCATTGATGCACAAGGGCAAGAAATTGCCGCAGGCAGCCTCAGCCTTGCAGGTTCCTTCTTCCAGCCTCAGGAAATCAGCAACGAAGGCATTGACGTAATCCTGCGTGGCATGGCCTCCCAACGTGCTCAGGAGCTGGATGAAATGGTGATTGATGACGTGCGAAACTTCTTGTTCGGCGCACCTGGGGCCGGCGGATTGGACCTCGCCTCCCTCAATATTCAGCGTGGTCGTGACCATGGGCTGCCAGCTTTGGCGGCGACTCGTCAAGCGCTGGGTCTGAAGCCGATCCTGAAGTTCGCTGACGTGAATAAAAGCCCCGAGGTCGCGGCGAAGTTGGATGCAGCTTACGAAAGCCCAGCGGACATTGATCTCTGGATCGGCGGCCTGGCTGAAGCTGATGTGCCAGGGGCCATGGTGGGGCCTACCTTTCATAAGATTCTGGCGGATCAATTCACCCGCCTGCGGGATGGAGATCGTTTTTGGTATCAGGCTTATCTGCCCCGTGAAATGGTGCGCTTGGTCGAACAGCAGACACTGAGCGTGATCATCCGGCGCAATACTGAAATCCGTGCTGAAGTGGGCCCCAAGGCCTTCCTTGCCCCTCCTCCGAAGAAGGTGAAAAAGTGA
- a CDS encoding HpcH/HpaI aldolase family protein: MSPPSPPHIGTWLSIGSPVIAELAAACGFDWVLLDLEHGCESEAAIPNQLRALRGSSTQGIVRVGAPHSDLIARVLDWGAHGIMVPHVNTAAEAEAIVKAAHYAPRGHRGFSRTVRTYDYGLNPPGDAPPSPIILAQIETLQGVEQAAAIAAVDGIDALFVGPADLGHDMKVRQSKIPYDDCLHAVAHAAKQSGKASGILIRHAQDLDKMRTIGFTWLAIDSDLSLLRAGFLGHMQAAKS, encoded by the coding sequence ATGAGTCCTCCTTCGCCCCCTCACATCGGCACCTGGCTTTCCATTGGTTCCCCAGTCATTGCAGAGTTGGCCGCTGCCTGCGGTTTTGACTGGGTCTTGCTAGACCTAGAGCATGGCTGCGAATCTGAAGCTGCCATTCCTAACCAACTCCGTGCTCTACGCGGCAGCTCCACCCAGGGCATCGTGCGTGTGGGGGCCCCTCATTCAGACCTCATCGCCCGCGTTCTCGACTGGGGCGCGCACGGCATCATGGTCCCCCATGTCAACACCGCCGCCGAGGCCGAAGCCATCGTGAAAGCTGCGCACTATGCCCCACGGGGTCACCGTGGCTTTTCACGCACCGTTCGCACTTACGACTATGGTTTGAATCCGCCAGGAGATGCCCCCCCCAGCCCCATCATCCTAGCGCAGATCGAGACCCTGCAGGGAGTCGAACAGGCAGCGGCCATCGCAGCCGTGGACGGCATTGACGCCTTATTCGTTGGGCCAGCCGACCTCGGGCATGACATGAAAGTGCGCCAGAGCAAGATCCCATACGATGACTGCCTCCACGCCGTGGCCCATGCAGCCAAGCAGTCAGGCAAGGCCAGCGGCATCCTCATTCGCCATGCTCAGGACCTCGATAAAATGCGCACCATCGGCTTCACCTGGTTGGCCATTGATTCCGATCTGTCCCTCCTGCGAGCAGGATTCCTAGGCCATATGCAAGCCGCGAAATCCTAA
- a CDS encoding sialidase family protein — protein sequence MKTLPLLLTTLFAWGLHSQAADWSQQALEDAKQDRTSIPYDGVTPNKMVCDTTLRLLPDGTWGLMILAGGDFEPSPENYTGITFSKDEGRTWSPLQPVDTGLPRSGETIGQCITELMVREDRCTAFLSTHSQTWGRHWKSWMMHSDDSCKTWSKPKPVPGRLANFTFVRNHITTRDGRILIPFQHYVGPGADVPPPPAEEKPWHKALTHYVSNPRNGVLISNDGGKTYTEHGNVRLTTDDRYHGWAENNIVELSDGRIAMIIRGDRLGGVLYYAESKDGGKTWPEFATKTDIPNPGSKATLYPLGGDAVAMLHNPNPKHRSPLSLWISFDGMKTWPYQRVLVKESSDGPKGRLNYPDGFVSADKKWLHFAYDDNRHRAVHYSAKLPAIP from the coding sequence ATGAAAACGCTGCCACTTCTCCTCACCACCCTTTTTGCCTGGGGTCTTCACTCCCAGGCTGCCGATTGGTCCCAGCAAGCCCTTGAAGATGCCAAGCAGGATCGCACCAGCATCCCATATGACGGAGTCACGCCTAACAAAATGGTCTGTGACACCACCCTGCGCCTGCTGCCCGATGGCACCTGGGGTCTGATGATCCTGGCTGGAGGAGACTTTGAGCCGTCTCCTGAAAACTACACTGGCATCACCTTCAGCAAGGACGAAGGCCGCACGTGGTCCCCCTTGCAGCCAGTGGACACAGGCCTGCCGCGCTCGGGAGAAACCATTGGGCAGTGCATCACTGAATTGATGGTCCGCGAGGACCGCTGCACGGCTTTCCTTTCCACCCATTCGCAGACGTGGGGCCGCCACTGGAAGTCCTGGATGATGCACAGTGACGACAGTTGCAAAACGTGGTCGAAGCCGAAGCCGGTTCCTGGCCGTCTGGCCAACTTCACCTTCGTGCGCAATCACATCACCACACGTGATGGCCGCATCCTCATCCCCTTCCAGCATTACGTGGGCCCCGGTGCAGACGTGCCACCGCCCCCTGCTGAAGAAAAACCCTGGCACAAGGCCCTCACCCACTACGTCAGCAATCCCCGCAACGGTGTCCTCATCAGCAATGATGGAGGCAAGACCTACACCGAGCATGGCAATGTGCGCCTGACGACCGATGACCGCTACCATGGCTGGGCCGAGAATAACATCGTGGAGCTTAGCGATGGTCGCATCGCCATGATCATCCGGGGAGATCGCCTGGGCGGTGTACTTTATTATGCTGAATCCAAGGATGGCGGCAAAACATGGCCCGAGTTTGCCACCAAGACGGATATTCCGAACCCCGGCAGCAAAGCCACCCTTTATCCCCTGGGCGGCGATGCCGTGGCCATGCTGCACAACCCGAATCCCAAACATCGCAGTCCCCTTTCTCTCTGGATCAGCTTTGACGGCATGAAGACCTGGCCCTACCAACGCGTGCTCGTGAAAGAATCCAGCGATGGCCCCAAAGGTCGGCTGAACTATCCGGACGGTTTTGTCAGTGCCGATAAAAAGTGGCTGCACTTCGCCTACGATGACAATCGCCACCGCGCCGTGCATTACAGCGCCAAACTGCCCGCTATCCCCTAA
- a CDS encoding aminoglycoside phosphotransferase family protein: MSRSHIYYWKCDRPAAFHGTEMQTSAADLHPQVLTLLKKRNPGLTIDLKEGGGQGNHRTFIAHIGEQDVFVRIEDGPEQDDYIKTESRVQEAVRALGVRTPRILGVDASRRDVPFAWQLMEMVRFPDLNDWHKRGELDLPRMAHEIGAAVARWQDVPVDGFGPFQSGGQGLTGFHASYADYFHLHLDRHLDFLTQHQFLTQTEADEIRQEIKIHDPLLKLKCGCLVHKDLALWNILGKKDEIVAFIDWDDSISGDPMDDLSLLGCFYDGPVIAQALAGYQRLKPLPQEYRRRFWLHLLRNMIVKAVIRVGAGYFDRNDGFFLIGSGSTGADLRRLTQARLQAALQGLRTDAALATL, from the coding sequence ATGAGCCGCAGCCACATCTACTACTGGAAATGCGACCGCCCGGCAGCCTTCCACGGCACCGAGATGCAGACCTCAGCGGCTGATCTTCATCCTCAGGTTCTCACCCTCCTCAAAAAGCGAAATCCTGGCCTAACCATTGATTTAAAAGAGGGCGGCGGACAGGGCAATCACCGCACCTTCATCGCCCACATTGGCGAGCAAGATGTGTTTGTGCGGATTGAAGATGGGCCGGAGCAGGATGATTACATCAAGACCGAATCCCGCGTGCAAGAAGCGGTGCGGGCCCTGGGCGTTCGCACGCCAAGGATTCTGGGCGTGGATGCCAGCCGCCGTGACGTACCTTTTGCTTGGCAGCTCATGGAGATGGTGCGTTTTCCAGACCTCAACGATTGGCATAAACGGGGAGAGCTGGACCTGCCCCGCATGGCTCATGAAATCGGCGCTGCCGTGGCCCGCTGGCAAGACGTTCCGGTGGACGGTTTCGGTCCCTTTCAATCAGGAGGTCAAGGTTTAACAGGCTTTCATGCCAGTTATGCCGATTACTTTCATCTGCACCTCGACCGCCATCTGGATTTCCTCACCCAGCACCAGTTTCTCACCCAGACCGAGGCCGATGAAATTCGCCAGGAAATCAAGATCCATGACCCACTGCTCAAGCTGAAGTGCGGCTGTCTAGTCCACAAGGATCTTGCTCTTTGGAACATCCTCGGCAAGAAGGATGAAATCGTCGCCTTCATTGATTGGGACGACTCCATTTCAGGAGATCCCATGGATGACCTGTCTTTGCTCGGCTGCTTCTATGATGGCCCCGTGATCGCGCAAGCTCTGGCCGGTTATCAACGACTCAAACCGCTCCCCCAAGAGTATCGTCGGCGCTTCTGGCTGCATCTACTGCGCAACATGATCGTGAAAGCCGTCATTCGTGTGGGAGCGGGTTACTTTGACCGTAACGACGGCTTTTTCCTCATCGGTTCCGGCAGCACGGGTGCAGACCTACGCCGCCTCACTCAGGCCCGGCTTCAAGCTGCGCTCCAGGGGCTACGAACCGACGCAGCTCTAGCCACACTTTAG
- the gatB gene encoding Asp-tRNA(Asn)/Glu-tRNA(Gln) amidotransferase subunit GatB, with the protein MPKYTVTIGLEVHAQLTTQSKMFCACPVMVGEEPNTNTCPTCLGLPGALPVLNEAAIEKTILTGMMLGCSTPPVVKWDRKNYFYPDMPKNYQITQNDLPLCLGGGIPLYDLAYPKDAQKSIVNPGKSVKLTRIHLEEDVGKSTHHDKFTTIDFNRAGTPLMEIVTEPDIDSAEEAFACITSLRQILIYGGVSDADMEKGNMRCDVNISIRPEGQKDLGTKIELKNINSMSAVRRAIKYEVDRQIGVLDSGGKLEQSTWRWDDDRGETIFMRGKEDAHDYRYFPDPDLIPLRTESIVDRVRPQVPELPHEKRARFESDYGCSAYDAGVLASDKALASYYEAAVSADPKVPAKKVANWVINDLLGLMKDSEEGIASCPVKPEALNELVAVVESGKISNNQAKEVFAEMFTTGQSAAPIIKAKGFEQVSDTGALEAIVEQILAANPDKVAEVKGGNEKAMNWFTGQAMKASQGKANPKIVTDIVRKKLLD; encoded by the coding sequence ATGCCCAAGTACACAGTCACCATCGGCCTTGAAGTTCACGCGCAATTGACCACGCAGAGCAAGATGTTCTGCGCCTGCCCGGTCATGGTGGGTGAAGAGCCGAATACGAATACCTGCCCCACCTGTTTGGGGCTGCCAGGGGCACTGCCCGTGCTGAATGAAGCCGCCATCGAAAAGACCATCCTCACAGGCATGATGCTGGGCTGCAGCACGCCGCCCGTGGTGAAGTGGGATCGCAAAAACTACTTCTACCCGGACATGCCAAAAAACTACCAGATCACGCAGAATGATCTGCCTCTGTGTCTGGGCGGCGGAATCCCGCTGTATGATCTGGCCTACCCGAAAGATGCGCAAAAGAGCATCGTCAATCCGGGCAAGTCCGTGAAGCTGACACGCATCCATTTGGAAGAAGATGTGGGCAAAAGTACCCACCATGATAAGTTCACCACCATTGACTTTAACCGTGCCGGCACGCCGCTGATGGAGATCGTGACGGAGCCAGACATTGACAGTGCGGAGGAGGCCTTTGCTTGCATCACCAGTCTGCGGCAGATCTTGATCTATGGGGGCGTCAGCGATGCCGACATGGAAAAAGGCAACATGCGCTGCGATGTGAACATCAGCATTCGTCCTGAAGGCCAGAAGGATTTAGGCACGAAAATCGAACTCAAAAACATCAACTCCATGTCGGCGGTGCGCCGCGCCATCAAGTATGAGGTGGATCGCCAGATCGGCGTGTTAGACAGTGGCGGGAAGCTGGAGCAAAGCACCTGGCGCTGGGACGATGATCGTGGTGAAACGATCTTCATGCGGGGCAAGGAAGATGCTCACGATTACCGTTACTTCCCTGATCCAGATCTGATCCCGCTGCGCACGGAAAGCATCGTCGATCGAGTGCGCCCGCAGGTTCCAGAATTGCCGCATGAAAAGCGTGCGCGGTTTGAATCCGACTACGGTTGCAGTGCCTATGATGCTGGAGTGCTGGCCAGTGACAAGGCCCTGGCCAGTTACTATGAAGCGGCCGTTTCTGCCGATCCCAAAGTGCCCGCGAAAAAGGTGGCGAACTGGGTGATCAATGACCTGCTGGGTCTGATGAAAGACAGCGAAGAAGGCATTGCCTCCTGCCCGGTCAAACCTGAAGCATTGAATGAGCTCGTGGCTGTGGTGGAGTCTGGCAAGATCAGCAACAATCAGGCGAAGGAAGTCTTTGCCGAGATGTTTACCACTGGTCAGAGTGCGGCACCCATCATCAAGGCCAAGGGCTTTGAGCAGGTGAGTGATACGGGGGCCCTAGAGGCGATTGTGGAGCAGATCCTGGCCGCGAATCCGGACAAGGTCGCCGAGGTGAAGGGGGGCAATGAAAAGGCCATGAACTGGTTCACCGGCCAGGCCATGAAGGCCAGCCAGGGCAAGGCAAACCCGAAGATTGTCACGGATATCGTGCGCAAGAAACTGCTGGATTAA
- a CDS encoding exo-alpha-sialidase, producing MKLCLALLSWLSLSALAQNDAPLPQSILELPLKPAVINTDPGPEYSDEQRDYAMVIGMDRTPKGRIWAAWVAGGDSPRAYFVAASSDDEGKTWSKPRLVIDVPDAPTGLEVSVLVGNFWTDPTGRLWLFYDQSLSMFDGRAGLWAITCDNPDDDKPVWSEPRRIWHGMTLNKPTVLSNGEWLLPISLWTRDRIGVPELRETGYADLDEVRMANLFVSTDKGTTWTRRGGVMVPETDFDEHMVVELKDGRLWLLARTKQGISESFSSDQGRTWSEAKPSVIQNVSARFFIRRLASGNLVLVKNGPLDKRIKGRSHMTAFISEDDGKTWNGGLILDERNGVSYPDGFQSPDGIINIIHDRERAKEREIIMHRVTEADILAGKLVTPSSQTKMLVSKARGAEIGERLYNGIQLPGEWPPRDLDAKSYEPMPVPYLKAKPKIIPIDKGRQLFVDDFLIESTDLKRTFHQARKHEKNPVFKPETKYELDPVKIEGDEQAVCYLGHGGVFFDPKEDLYKMFYTAGWRGGLALATSKDLLNWKRPNVGTIGGNLLLPPGPEWAGGDNSVWLDVNAKDPMQRVKMMTDRRPLPVSHTLQTSPDGKVWSQGVATGKAGDYCSFFYNPFRKVWCYSIKQGGEHGRNRWYAENTDFIKGADWSKSVFWCNADKLDEPDPKIGDPAQLYSLNATAYESLMLGEFYIHLGPDNKLCDDGKFPKITEIKLGFSRDGFHWDRPDRQPFIAATRKEGDWDRAYIHGTTGVCIVKEDEIWFPYTGYSGIAPNGKRGMYTGAAVGMAVLRRDGFASMDAGEKEGSLTTETVAFNGRHLRVNASTAKGELRVEVLDEKGEVIAPYTKENCVPLKADATQQTVAWKGADSVDAVRGQPLKFRFHLKQGSLYSFWTSQTP from the coding sequence ATGAAGCTCTGCCTAGCCCTCCTATCCTGGCTGTCATTATCAGCCCTGGCTCAAAACGATGCCCCCCTGCCCCAATCCATCTTGGAGTTGCCGCTAAAACCTGCGGTCATCAATACCGATCCCGGCCCCGAATATTCCGATGAACAACGCGACTACGCCATGGTCATCGGCATGGATCGCACGCCCAAAGGCCGCATCTGGGCCGCCTGGGTCGCAGGGGGAGATAGCCCGCGTGCCTACTTCGTCGCGGCAAGCAGTGACGACGAAGGCAAGACTTGGTCTAAACCACGCCTAGTCATTGATGTGCCAGATGCCCCCACAGGGTTGGAAGTGAGCGTGCTGGTGGGTAATTTTTGGACAGATCCCACAGGCCGTCTGTGGCTTTTTTATGATCAGTCTCTTTCGATGTTCGATGGCCGTGCCGGGCTCTGGGCCATCACCTGCGACAATCCAGATGATGACAAACCCGTGTGGTCTGAACCGCGCCGCATCTGGCATGGCATGACGCTGAACAAACCCACCGTGCTTAGCAACGGTGAGTGGCTGCTGCCCATCTCCCTCTGGACGCGCGACCGTATCGGCGTCCCAGAACTTCGAGAGACAGGTTATGCCGATCTCGATGAAGTGCGCATGGCCAACCTGTTTGTTTCGACAGATAAAGGCACCACCTGGACGCGACGCGGGGGTGTCATGGTACCCGAAACAGATTTCGATGAACACATGGTGGTCGAACTCAAAGATGGTCGTCTGTGGCTGCTAGCCCGCACCAAACAAGGCATCTCAGAAAGCTTCTCCAGCGATCAAGGCCGCACCTGGAGTGAGGCCAAACCTTCCGTGATTCAAAATGTCAGCGCCCGCTTTTTCATTCGTCGTCTTGCTTCCGGGAATCTGGTCCTCGTCAAAAATGGCCCGCTGGACAAGCGTATCAAAGGCCGCAGCCACATGACGGCATTTATCTCCGAAGATGACGGTAAGACCTGGAATGGCGGCCTGATTCTCGATGAACGCAATGGGGTGTCTTATCCCGATGGTTTTCAATCCCCCGATGGCATCATCAACATCATCCATGATCGTGAACGCGCCAAAGAACGGGAAATCATCATGCACCGGGTCACTGAGGCCGATATCTTGGCAGGCAAATTGGTGACGCCCAGTTCGCAGACCAAGATGCTGGTCAGCAAGGCACGTGGGGCTGAGATCGGCGAACGCCTTTACAATGGCATCCAGCTTCCTGGCGAGTGGCCACCGCGTGATCTTGACGCGAAAAGCTACGAGCCCATGCCCGTGCCTTACTTGAAAGCCAAGCCCAAGATCATCCCGATTGATAAGGGCAGGCAGCTCTTCGTGGACGATTTCCTCATCGAAAGCACCGACCTCAAGCGCACCTTTCACCAGGCACGCAAACACGAAAAGAATCCCGTTTTTAAACCCGAGACGAAATATGAGCTGGATCCCGTGAAGATCGAAGGTGACGAGCAGGCCGTCTGCTACTTGGGTCATGGCGGCGTGTTTTTTGATCCGAAAGAAGATCTCTACAAGATGTTCTACACCGCCGGCTGGCGCGGTGGGCTGGCCCTCGCCACAAGTAAGGACTTGCTCAACTGGAAGCGGCCAAACGTCGGGACCATCGGTGGCAATCTCCTGCTGCCTCCAGGGCCCGAATGGGCAGGCGGTGATAACAGCGTGTGGCTAGACGTGAATGCCAAGGACCCCATGCAGCGGGTAAAGATGATGACCGACCGCCGACCATTGCCCGTGAGCCATACTCTGCAAACTTCTCCCGATGGCAAAGTCTGGTCTCAAGGCGTAGCGACTGGCAAAGCAGGCGATTACTGTTCCTTCTTTTACAATCCTTTCCGTAAGGTCTGGTGCTACAGCATCAAGCAGGGCGGCGAACATGGGCGCAACCGCTGGTATGCTGAAAACACGGACTTCATCAAAGGGGCCGACTGGAGTAAATCCGTTTTTTGGTGCAATGCCGATAAGCTGGATGAACCCGATCCAAAGATCGGCGATCCGGCCCAGCTCTACAGCCTCAATGCCACCGCCTACGAAAGCCTGATGCTGGGTGAGTTCTACATTCACCTCGGCCCGGATAACAAACTATGTGACGATGGCAAATTCCCCAAAATTACGGAAATCAAACTCGGCTTCAGCCGTGATGGTTTCCACTGGGACCGCCCTGACCGCCAGCCTTTCATCGCGGCCACCCGAAAAGAGGGTGACTGGGATCGCGCCTACATCCATGGCACCACGGGGGTCTGCATTGTCAAAGAAGATGAGATTTGGTTCCCCTACACAGGTTACTCAGGCATCGCCCCGAATGGCAAACGCGGCATGTACACAGGTGCGGCCGTCGGCATGGCCGTGCTCCGTCGCGATGGTTTTGCATCCATGGATGCCGGTGAAAAAGAAGGCAGCCTCACCACTGAAACGGTCGCCTTCAATGGTCGTCATTTGCGGGTCAATGCCTCGACAGCCAAGGGTGAATTGAGAGTCGAGGTCCTGGATGAAAAGGGCGAGGTCATCGCCCCCTACACCAAAGAAAATTGCGTCCCTTTGAAAGCGGATGCGACCCAACAGACCGTTGCCTGGAAAGGGGCCGACTCCGTGGATGCAGTGCGTGGTCAGCCGCTGAAGTTCCGCTTTCACCTCAAGCAAGGTAGCCTGTATTCCTTCTGGACCAGCCAAACACCGTAA
- a CDS encoding bile acid:sodium symporter family protein, which produces MQNLLNRFTGLYPLWLLAFAALAFVKPESLSWFSGQWITWALTTVMLGMGFTLTVDDFRRLLKMPGCVALGFAAQYTIMPLAGWAVAKAMELEPGFAIGLILVASCPGGTASNMITYLARANVALSVILTLASTLLAFIMTPLWCKTLAGTYVAVDAWGLCLSTLQAVVVPVIIGVLCNWRFPQTVAKVATLGPVVSVIAICFITGGIVAQSADSMAANAGKLTLAVALLHLIGFALGHGVSKVFGYSEDVARTVSIEVGMQNGGMAAMLAKKHFTTEPLSAVPAVFSALMQNLIGSLLAAWWRARPVPSTEVSDKNCP; this is translated from the coding sequence ATGCAAAATCTTCTCAACCGCTTCACCGGCCTGTATCCCCTCTGGCTGCTTGCCTTTGCCGCCTTGGCTTTTGTAAAACCCGAGAGCCTCTCCTGGTTCTCTGGACAATGGATCACCTGGGCACTGACCACCGTCATGCTGGGCATGGGCTTTACCCTGACTGTGGATGACTTCCGCCGCCTGCTGAAGATGCCAGGCTGCGTCGCGCTTGGTTTTGCGGCTCAATACACCATCATGCCGTTGGCAGGGTGGGCCGTTGCAAAGGCCATGGAGTTGGAACCTGGCTTTGCCATCGGCCTCATCCTCGTCGCCAGTTGTCCTGGTGGCACCGCCTCCAACATGATCACCTACCTGGCCCGCGCCAATGTGGCCCTGTCGGTCATTCTCACCTTAGCCTCCACGCTGTTGGCTTTCATCATGACCCCGCTCTGGTGCAAAACGCTGGCTGGCACCTATGTGGCCGTGGATGCCTGGGGCCTGTGCCTTTCCACCCTTCAGGCCGTCGTGGTGCCAGTCATCATCGGCGTGCTGTGCAACTGGCGGTTCCCTCAAACAGTTGCCAAAGTGGCCACGCTCGGCCCCGTTGTCTCCGTGATCGCCATCTGCTTCATCACGGGCGGCATCGTCGCCCAGAGCGCCGATTCCATGGCCGCGAATGCGGGCAAGCTCACCCTGGCTGTAGCCTTGCTCCACCTCATCGGCTTTGCCCTCGGCCACGGGGTTTCAAAAGTCTTTGGCTACTCCGAGGACGTCGCTCGCACCGTGTCCATCGAGGTCGGCATGCAAAACGGAGGCATGGCCGCCATGCTGGCGAAAAAGCACTTCACCACCGAACCGCTTTCCGCCGTGCCAGCCGTCTTCAGCGCCCTGATGCAAAACCTCATCGGCTCGCTCCTCGCCGCGTGGTGGCGTGCCCGGCCTGTGCCATCCACAGAGGTCTCCGATAAAAATTGCCCATGA